In the Wyeomyia smithii strain HCP4-BCI-WySm-NY-G18 chromosome 2, ASM2978416v1, whole genome shotgun sequence genome, one interval contains:
- the LOC129725130 gene encoding prismalin-14-like isoform X2 has product MASFKATLLLAVVALLAIVHAIPAPQQPAARQPIVPQPLGAAPRSPDDLEAGSDDDDLKGASSYGFGYYGGYPGYGYGYGGYPYGYGYGWGYPYYRYGGLYGGYWY; this is encoded by the exons ATGGCATCCTTCAAAGCA ACCCTGCTGTTAGCCGTAGTGGCTCTGCTTGCAATCGTCCACGCCATCCCTGCCCCGCAGCAGCCGGCGGCGCGGCAACCGATCGTCCCACAGCCCTTAGGCGCAGCACCTCGCTCGCCGGATGACCTGGAAGCTGGTTCCGATGACGACGATCTGAAGGGTGCCTCTTCGTACGGCTTCGGATACTACGGTGGCTACCCAGGATACGGATACGGATACGGTGGATACCCATACGGCTACGGCTACGGATGGG GTTATCCTTACTACCGGTACGGAGGACTGTACGGAGGCTACTGGTATTAG
- the LOC129725130 gene encoding prismalin-14-like isoform X1, which produces MASFKATLLLAVVALLAIVHAIPAPQQPAARQPIVPQPLGAAPRSPDDLEAGSDDDDLKGASSYGFGYYGGYPGYGYGYGGYPYGYGYGWGRYPYYRYGGLYGGYWY; this is translated from the exons ATGGCATCCTTCAAAGCA ACCCTGCTGTTAGCCGTAGTGGCTCTGCTTGCAATCGTCCACGCCATCCCTGCCCCGCAGCAGCCGGCGGCGCGGCAACCGATCGTCCCACAGCCCTTAGGCGCAGCACCTCGCTCGCCGGATGACCTGGAAGCTGGTTCCGATGACGACGATCTGAAGGGTGCCTCTTCGTACGGCTTCGGATACTACGGTGGCTACCCAGGATACGGATACGGATACGGTGGATACCCATACGGCTACGGCTACGGATGGGGTC GTTATCCTTACTACCGGTACGGAGGACTGTACGGAGGCTACTGGTATTAG